The Ruania alba genome window below encodes:
- a CDS encoding alpha-galactosidase: MTASTLATATSVDSCALTVLQSDQITVVVDATRGVPRVLYWGPRLDAGTDDLAYLATLAVSQGGSDALQGAGPPALLPEQWTGWAGTPGLEGHRDGSHFAHRFEPGGHTVTETGGAQVLTVHGVDETAGLALTSTLELFDSGVLRVNAAITNSDDESSYTVDGLRLALPVPVEAQEIIDFIGRHLRERTPQRHPFVIGTHLREGRRGRTGSDAATVLVAGTPGVGFGSGEAWAVHTAWSGNHATYAELALTGAKVIGGGEVLLPGEVVLAPGQQYRSPWLYASYGAGLDAVGGAFHAYLRSRPHHPASPRPVVLNTWEAVYFDQDTATLSELARVAARVGVERFVVDDGWFISRRDDTAGLGDWRVDAEVWPDGLGPLVSTVRELGMDFGLWFEPEMVNGDSILAREHPDWIMAPGERLPVTGRSQHVLNLTIPEAYTYILESISTLVTEYGIDYIKWDHNRDLTEAGTRASSRAAVHGQTRAVYALMDELRRRHPALEIESCSSGGGRVDLEVLERTDRVWASDCIDPLERQQIQRWTGLLLPPELVGAHIGSPRAHTTHRTHDLAFRAATALFGHLGIEWDLRTATEAELDEVAAWVELYKTERGLIHSGTAVHADYPDPAYWAHGYVAPDKSRALYSFVAMATMVASQPGRIRLPGLDPDARYRIEPIQLSASALVRRPAGPPAWWSEPTVLSGRVLATAGLQGPVLYPEQALLFRLVREQDA; encoded by the coding sequence GTGACCGCCTCCACCCTCGCGACCGCCACGTCCGTGGACTCCTGCGCGTTGACCGTGCTGCAGTCCGACCAGATCACCGTCGTCGTCGATGCGACCCGGGGCGTTCCTCGGGTGCTGTACTGGGGCCCGCGCCTGGACGCAGGCACGGATGATCTCGCCTACCTGGCGACGCTCGCCGTCTCTCAGGGTGGCTCGGACGCGCTCCAGGGCGCCGGTCCGCCCGCACTGCTGCCCGAGCAGTGGACCGGCTGGGCAGGAACTCCTGGTCTCGAGGGGCACCGCGACGGGAGCCACTTCGCGCACCGGTTCGAGCCGGGCGGCCACACCGTCACCGAGACCGGCGGTGCACAGGTGCTCACCGTGCACGGCGTGGACGAGACCGCCGGTCTCGCCCTGACCAGCACCCTCGAGCTGTTCGACAGCGGTGTGTTGCGGGTGAACGCCGCGATCACCAACTCCGACGACGAGTCCAGCTACACCGTCGACGGTCTCCGGCTCGCCCTCCCGGTGCCGGTCGAGGCGCAGGAGATCATCGACTTCATCGGCCGGCACCTGCGCGAGCGCACCCCGCAGCGCCACCCCTTCGTGATCGGCACCCACCTGCGTGAGGGGCGTCGGGGCCGGACCGGCTCCGACGCGGCGACCGTCCTGGTGGCCGGCACCCCCGGGGTCGGGTTCGGCAGCGGAGAGGCCTGGGCGGTGCACACCGCCTGGAGCGGTAACCACGCCACCTACGCCGAGCTCGCGCTCACCGGGGCGAAGGTCATCGGTGGCGGTGAGGTACTGCTCCCCGGCGAGGTCGTCCTCGCACCCGGGCAGCAGTACCGCAGCCCCTGGCTGTACGCCAGCTACGGAGCCGGCCTGGACGCCGTCGGTGGCGCCTTCCACGCCTACCTGCGCTCCCGCCCACACCATCCGGCCTCACCCCGGCCGGTGGTGCTGAACACCTGGGAGGCGGTCTACTTCGACCAGGACACCGCGACGCTCTCCGAGCTCGCGCGCGTGGCTGCGCGGGTGGGTGTGGAGCGGTTCGTGGTGGACGACGGCTGGTTCATCTCCCGCCGCGACGACACCGCCGGGCTGGGGGACTGGCGGGTGGACGCCGAGGTGTGGCCGGACGGGCTCGGCCCGCTGGTGTCCACCGTGCGCGAGCTCGGGATGGACTTCGGCCTGTGGTTCGAGCCGGAGATGGTCAACGGGGACTCGATCCTCGCCCGCGAGCACCCAGACTGGATCATGGCGCCGGGTGAGCGGCTCCCGGTGACCGGGCGCAGCCAGCACGTCCTCAACCTGACGATTCCCGAGGCCTACACCTACATCCTGGAGTCGATCAGCACGCTGGTGACCGAGTACGGGATCGACTACATCAAGTGGGATCACAACCGGGACCTCACCGAGGCCGGTACCCGGGCCTCCTCCCGCGCGGCGGTGCACGGCCAGACCCGCGCCGTGTACGCGCTGATGGACGAGCTTCGCCGCCGGCACCCAGCCCTGGAGATCGAGTCGTGCTCGTCCGGTGGGGGGCGCGTGGACCTCGAGGTGCTCGAGCGCACCGACCGGGTGTGGGCCAGCGACTGCATCGACCCGCTGGAGCGCCAGCAGATCCAGCGCTGGACCGGCCTGTTGCTCCCACCAGAGCTGGTCGGCGCCCACATCGGATCCCCCCGGGCGCACACCACCCACCGCACCCACGATCTCGCCTTCCGCGCCGCCACCGCGCTGTTCGGTCACCTCGGCATCGAGTGGGACCTGCGCACCGCCACCGAGGCCGAGCTCGACGAGGTGGCCGCCTGGGTGGAGCTGTACAAGACCGAGCGTGGGTTGATCCACAGCGGCACTGCCGTGCATGCCGACTACCCCGACCCCGCCTATTGGGCGCACGGGTACGTGGCACCGGACAAATCCCGGGCGCTGTACTCGTTCGTCGCCATGGCCACGATGGTGGCCTCGCAGCCGGGACGGATCCGGCTGCCCGGCCTCGACCCGGACGCGCGCTACCGGATCGAACCGATCCAGCTCTCGGCGAGCGCTCTGGTGCGCCGCCCCGCCGGACCACCGGCCTGGTGGTCCGAACCGACTGTGCTCTCCGGGCGGGTGCTCGCCACCGCCGGCCTGCAAGGGCCGGTCCTCTACCCCGAACAGGCGCTGCTGTTCCGGCTCGTCCGCGAGCAGGACGCCTGA
- a CDS encoding carbohydrate ABC transporter permease, with translation MSTPTNTLSGRRRVGLLGHRGLLLVLSFISLFPVLLTVSTALKTPEDVQVNPFGFFSSFSMENIATAWTVGNFRSYLLDSVLLTVPSTALVVALSTMAGYTFARLAFPGRTVAFYLVVLGLLVPFFTYMIPLYFQLRGLGLLDTLLGVNLVLASTGLAFGTFFMRAFFTDLPTELEQAARIDGASEWQLFVRIMMPLVGSGAGALAVFTFIQNWNNFLVPLLYLPNGAYRPLTTGLYLFLGGRSIDIGPLAAGTLITILPVIVLFVLLQKQVTQGFLSGAVKG, from the coding sequence ATGAGTACTCCGACGAACACTCTCTCCGGGCGCCGCCGCGTCGGGCTTCTCGGGCACCGCGGCCTCCTGCTCGTGCTGTCCTTCATCTCCTTGTTCCCGGTGCTGCTCACCGTCTCCACCGCGCTGAAGACGCCGGAAGACGTGCAGGTCAACCCGTTCGGCTTCTTCAGCTCGTTCTCGATGGAGAACATCGCGACCGCATGGACGGTCGGCAACTTCCGCAGCTACCTGCTCGACTCCGTGCTGCTCACCGTGCCGAGCACAGCGCTGGTGGTGGCGCTCTCCACGATGGCCGGGTACACCTTCGCCCGGCTCGCATTCCCGGGCCGGACGGTGGCGTTCTACCTGGTGGTGCTCGGTCTGCTGGTGCCGTTCTTCACCTACATGATCCCGCTGTACTTCCAGCTGCGCGGGCTCGGGCTGCTCGACACCCTGCTCGGGGTGAACCTCGTGCTCGCCTCCACCGGGCTGGCGTTCGGCACCTTCTTCATGCGGGCGTTCTTCACGGACCTGCCCACCGAGCTGGAGCAGGCCGCCCGGATCGACGGTGCCTCGGAGTGGCAACTGTTCGTGCGCATCATGATGCCGTTGGTCGGCTCGGGCGCCGGGGCACTGGCCGTGTTTACCTTCATCCAGAACTGGAACAACTTCCTGGTGCCGCTGCTGTACCTGCCCAACGGTGCGTACCGACCGCTCACCACCGGTCTGTACCTGTTCCTCGGCGGTCGGTCCATTGACATCGGCCCACTCGCGGCCGGGACACTGATCACGATCTTGCCGGTGATCGTGCTCTTCGTGCTGCTGCAGAAGCAGGTCACGCAGGGCTTCCTCTCCGGTGCGGTCAAGGGCTAG
- a CDS encoding carbohydrate ABC transporter permease, producing the protein MTSAPTAAQERVASARKPGRQQRAAARHTGQYQPPLVTRKAQARLGILLVAPLMLIVVVFLLVPLGNALYFAFVDFDGLTPNPPFVGLGNFTEMFTDPKVWAALKNNAIWIVLGTVAPLVIGLVLALLMWNVRRGGAAFRVAFFLPYVLPQVAIGIVWGWIYDPIRGWLNKILDVVGLGALQTGWLGNPNTALYAVLGTAIWATVGFVFVIFLSALRNVDIEQVEASLLDGANAAQRLWSIILPQIMPVFLMVTTITLIGGFSVFDIIFVMTGGGPAGATDVLGTYAYSNAFELNRISYGTTLALLITVLAIPFTIALNQLQKRLSLQGTGA; encoded by the coding sequence GTGACCTCTGCACCCACCGCCGCCCAGGAGCGGGTAGCGAGTGCTCGGAAGCCGGGCCGCCAGCAACGTGCGGCGGCCCGGCACACCGGGCAGTACCAGCCGCCGCTGGTGACGCGAAAGGCGCAAGCGCGCCTGGGCATCCTGCTGGTCGCCCCGCTGATGCTGATCGTCGTGGTCTTCCTGCTCGTGCCGCTCGGCAACGCGCTGTACTTCGCGTTCGTCGACTTCGACGGACTGACCCCGAACCCGCCGTTCGTGGGCCTGGGGAACTTCACCGAGATGTTCACCGACCCGAAGGTGTGGGCGGCACTGAAGAACAACGCGATCTGGATCGTGCTCGGCACTGTCGCCCCCTTGGTGATCGGGCTCGTGCTCGCGCTGCTGATGTGGAACGTGCGGCGTGGCGGTGCCGCGTTCCGGGTGGCCTTCTTCCTCCCGTACGTGCTGCCCCAGGTGGCGATCGGCATCGTGTGGGGCTGGATCTACGACCCGATCCGCGGCTGGCTGAACAAGATTCTGGACGTCGTCGGCCTCGGGGCATTGCAGACCGGCTGGCTGGGCAACCCGAACACCGCCCTGTACGCCGTGCTCGGCACCGCGATCTGGGCGACCGTCGGGTTCGTCTTCGTCATCTTCCTGTCCGCTCTGCGCAACGTGGACATCGAACAGGTGGAGGCATCCCTGTTGGACGGCGCCAACGCCGCGCAGCGGCTGTGGAGCATCATCCTGCCGCAGATCATGCCGGTCTTCCTGATGGTCACCACGATCACCCTGATCGGTGGCTTCAGCGTCTTCGACATCATCTTCGTGATGACCGGCGGCGGACCTGCCGGGGCCACCGACGTGCTCGGCACCTACGCCTACTCGAACGCCTTCGAGCTCAACCGGATCAGTTACGGGACCACGCTGGCGCTGCTCATCACCGTGCTCGCGATCCCCTTCACCATCGCACTCAACCAGCTGCAGAAGCGGCTCTCGCTGCAAGGGACGGGCGCATGA
- a CDS encoding endonuclease/exonuclease/phosphatase family protein, which yields MRAFGWVLVVGIGAAFFATLAPGVLGLSMADGVAQLIAVRPWAAAACLIAALLLTLLAGLVRLLSDGRAPRLVTLALIAAVVAAGHLGVVLVRGTSDTQPPLAETAQPGDVTVVAVNMLGGSGDTARVVDVIAGAGADVVMVPEAGDTDEMVRALAVAGLTFTVFDGTGVPLSADPRGTALLVRDTLGEYVPAAASTPGSVHVVPADGTGPTLIAVHPIAPPVFPGATERMRWWRAEVADAAGLCPQIPGAIVAGDFNATLDHGPMRDLGTCIDAATKAGVGGVGTWPASLPRLLGTPIDHVLADGAAFSVVRAAVVDITGTDHRAVVARLRPVG from the coding sequence ATGCGAGCGTTCGGATGGGTACTGGTGGTGGGGATCGGGGCGGCGTTCTTCGCCACCCTTGCTCCCGGTGTCCTCGGTCTATCGATGGCGGACGGCGTGGCGCAGCTCATCGCGGTGCGCCCCTGGGCGGCGGCCGCGTGCCTGATCGCCGCCCTGCTCCTGACCCTGCTGGCGGGTCTGGTCCGGCTGCTCTCCGACGGCCGGGCGCCTCGCCTGGTGACGCTCGCCCTGATCGCCGCTGTGGTGGCGGCCGGACACCTCGGGGTCGTGCTGGTGCGCGGAACCTCCGACACCCAGCCGCCGCTCGCCGAGACCGCGCAGCCCGGGGACGTCACCGTGGTCGCGGTGAACATGCTTGGCGGCAGCGGGGACACGGCGCGCGTCGTCGATGTGATCGCGGGCGCAGGGGCAGACGTGGTGATGGTGCCTGAGGCGGGCGACACCGACGAGATGGTCCGGGCGCTCGCCGTGGCCGGTCTGACATTCACTGTCTTCGACGGCACGGGAGTGCCTTTGAGCGCAGATCCACGCGGGACCGCACTGCTGGTGCGAGACACGCTCGGGGAGTACGTCCCCGCGGCTGCGTCGACACCCGGGTCGGTTCACGTCGTCCCGGCCGACGGAACGGGACCCACCCTGATCGCCGTGCACCCGATCGCCCCACCAGTGTTCCCCGGGGCGACCGAGCGCATGCGATGGTGGCGTGCCGAAGTCGCGGACGCTGCCGGGCTGTGCCCGCAGATTCCCGGCGCCATCGTGGCCGGCGACTTCAACGCGACGCTCGATCACGGCCCGATGCGCGACCTCGGCACCTGCATCGACGCCGCCACCAAGGCAGGAGTGGGTGGTGTGGGAACCTGGCCGGCGAGCCTGCCACGGCTCCTGGGCACTCCGATCGACCATGTCCTCGCCGATGGTGCGGCATTCTCGGTGGTGCGGGCCGCCGTCGTGGACATCACCGGCACGGACCACCGCGCCGTGGTGGCCCGGCTGCGGCCAGTGGGGTAG
- a CDS encoding Gfo/Idh/MocA family protein, whose protein sequence is MAADSTPLRWGILATGGIAGTFATDLRRHGFDLRAVGSRSVESARAFAATHEIPRAHGSYEELAADPEVDIVYVATPHTMHAENTRLALSHGKHVLVEKAFTLNATEAHDVAQAARAAGRVVMEAMWTRFLPHMVWIRQALAESRIGTVLSVTAEHGQHLPFGDGHRLRDPQLGGGALLDLGVYPLSFLHDVVGAPDGLNARATFTPLGVDASVATVSTHAGGVLATTFSSMDARGRNQATILGDQGRLEIDATWYAPTSVTHKDNAGDVVEVFRADVPARGMQYQAAELERVIRAGDAESPLMPLDESIAVMGTMDRVREQIGLRYPGE, encoded by the coding sequence ATGGCCGCCGATAGCACCCCGCTGCGGTGGGGCATCCTCGCCACCGGTGGCATCGCCGGCACCTTCGCCACCGACCTGCGCCGGCACGGCTTCGACCTGCGCGCCGTCGGGTCCCGATCGGTCGAGAGTGCCCGGGCGTTCGCCGCCACCCATGAGATCCCCCGCGCGCACGGTTCCTACGAGGAGCTGGCGGCCGATCCTGAGGTGGACATCGTCTATGTCGCCACCCCGCACACCATGCATGCCGAGAACACTCGGCTCGCACTGAGCCACGGCAAGCACGTGCTGGTGGAGAAGGCATTCACGCTGAACGCCACCGAGGCCCACGACGTGGCCCAGGCAGCCCGGGCCGCGGGCCGGGTGGTGATGGAAGCCATGTGGACGCGGTTCCTGCCGCATATGGTCTGGATCCGCCAGGCCCTGGCCGAGTCCCGGATCGGCACCGTGCTCTCGGTGACCGCCGAGCACGGCCAGCACCTGCCGTTCGGCGATGGTCATCGGCTGCGCGACCCCCAGCTCGGTGGTGGCGCCCTGTTGGACCTCGGCGTCTACCCGCTCTCCTTCCTGCACGACGTGGTCGGTGCGCCCGACGGGCTGAATGCCCGCGCCACGTTCACCCCGTTGGGTGTGGACGCCTCGGTCGCCACCGTGAGCACGCACGCTGGTGGCGTGCTGGCCACCACCTTCTCCTCGATGGACGCCCGAGGTCGCAACCAGGCCACGATCCTGGGCGATCAGGGCCGGTTGGAGATCGACGCCACCTGGTACGCCCCCACCTCGGTGACGCACAAGGACAACGCGGGGGACGTCGTCGAGGTGTTCCGCGCGGACGTGCCGGCCCGGGGGATGCAGTACCAGGCGGCCGAGCTGGAGCGGGTGATCCGTGCCGGCGACGCCGAGAGCCCGTTGATGCCACTGGACGAGTCGATCGCGGTGATGGGCACCATGGACCGCGTACGGGAACAGATCGGGTTGCGCTACCCCGGTGAGTAG
- a CDS encoding ROK family protein: MSSRDYSGHDAATGAVREQEGRGLDSTTDGLSNLSRLVAVDILVHGAQPRASVGERMGISAATVTRLVRPLLDAGVLVETELLRTPGRGRSAIALDVVPDRYRFVGVKLTRDTLYAVVTDLRAQELGRHSEPLESLDVRDVVAAVTAVVRRFEADAPVPVTAVGVTVGGHVEEDERVANSTYLHWQDVPMRALLEEQGLPRVHLANDVVGLTKVQHWFGAGRGHASFALLTVGVGIGYGLVVNHERVDTRISPISHFPVDPAGPPCPKGHRGCLTAMLTSEAIAASVSVGHRQAVSFEEALILAESGDAVAARTVRDAARGLGRAAAAVATMTGVERIVLSGDGVHLAEIEAESLYEGYREYELGEPEADGQSQPDLVVQPMDFFEWARGAAAVAIQAEFPL; encoded by the coding sequence GTGAGTAGCCGGGACTACTCTGGGCACGACGCCGCCACGGGCGCGGTTCGTGAGCAGGAGGGCAGAGGTCTGGACAGTACGACCGACGGGCTGTCCAACCTGTCCCGCCTGGTCGCCGTGGACATCCTCGTCCACGGCGCCCAGCCGCGTGCCAGCGTGGGGGAGCGGATGGGCATCTCCGCCGCCACGGTCACGCGTCTGGTGCGGCCCCTGCTGGACGCGGGCGTGCTCGTCGAAACCGAACTGCTGCGCACCCCCGGGCGCGGGCGTTCGGCGATCGCGTTGGATGTGGTCCCGGACCGATACCGGTTCGTCGGCGTCAAGCTCACCCGGGACACGCTGTACGCGGTGGTGACCGACCTGAGGGCCCAGGAGCTGGGTCGGCACTCCGAACCGCTCGAGTCGCTCGACGTCCGGGACGTGGTGGCCGCGGTGACGGCCGTGGTGCGGCGGTTCGAGGCGGACGCGCCCGTGCCGGTGACTGCCGTCGGCGTCACTGTGGGCGGTCACGTGGAGGAGGACGAGCGGGTCGCGAACTCCACCTACTTGCACTGGCAGGACGTGCCGATGCGTGCCTTGCTGGAGGAACAAGGGCTCCCGCGGGTGCACCTGGCGAACGACGTGGTTGGCCTCACCAAGGTGCAGCACTGGTTCGGTGCCGGGCGCGGGCACGCCAGCTTTGCGCTGCTCACCGTCGGCGTCGGCATCGGGTACGGACTCGTCGTCAACCATGAGCGCGTGGACACCCGCATCTCGCCGATCAGCCATTTCCCGGTGGACCCGGCCGGTCCGCCGTGCCCGAAGGGGCACCGAGGATGCCTGACGGCGATGCTCACCTCGGAGGCCATCGCGGCCAGCGTCTCGGTGGGTCACCGCCAGGCCGTCTCATTCGAGGAGGCCCTGATCCTCGCCGAGTCCGGTGATGCGGTCGCCGCTCGCACCGTGCGTGATGCGGCCCGGGGGCTGGGGCGTGCGGCAGCGGCGGTCGCCACCATGACCGGGGTGGAGCGGATCGTGCTCTCCGGTGACGGCGTGCACCTGGCGGAGATCGAGGCCGAGAGCCTGTACGAGGGGTACCGCGAGTACGAGCTGGGTGAGCCCGAGGCCGATGGCCAGTCCCAGCCGGACCTGGTGGTGCAGCCGATGGACTTCTTCGAATGGGCCCGCGGCGCGGCCGCCGTGGCGATCCAGGCCGAGTTTCCTCTCTGA
- a CDS encoding ABC transporter substrate-binding protein has protein sequence MRRTTTIAAAVTLTFGLAACTGTSGAPESTGGDDTNAGNTGDVTIRYLVEQLEDADAEERLRARLDEFEAQNPGIAVDLSSMPFDTMRTVLQTQLRSGDAPDVISWGSGPSFGGALADAGLLYDLSDAYEEYGWEVYDFAQERVTTDDGVIYGIPGEMETIGLFYNKGIFDELGLSEPQNLNDLRETAGAIAEAGYMPFALSDQEGWQGGHQLSIALSSAVGSDGANALIEGERPWNSPEVVDAITVWDEFQEAEYLTPFPTSVTYDSGNALFFSGEAAMMPMGSWLVDGITANADFEAGYIPFPAPDGPGIYSAGLGSGPMIAAETEYPEESLALLDFLASSEHGRWMVENLNVIPPFPADLEGVDVSPLFSQVLADVEEFGAGTGDFGVNIDVLMSDAFNEAMFDGMQAIYTDQATPAEVADQLEEAAQQ, from the coding sequence ATGAGACGCACCACCACCATCGCCGCAGCAGTCACCCTGACGTTCGGGCTCGCTGCCTGCACCGGGACCTCCGGTGCTCCCGAGTCCACCGGTGGTGATGACACCAACGCTGGCAACACCGGCGACGTCACCATCCGCTACCTCGTCGAGCAGCTCGAGGACGCTGACGCCGAGGAGCGACTCCGGGCGCGCCTCGACGAGTTCGAGGCACAGAACCCCGGCATCGCCGTGGACCTGAGCTCGATGCCGTTCGACACCATGCGCACGGTGCTGCAGACCCAGTTGCGCTCCGGGGACGCTCCCGACGTGATCAGCTGGGGATCCGGCCCGAGCTTCGGTGGCGCGCTCGCCGACGCCGGTCTCCTCTACGACCTCTCCGACGCCTACGAGGAGTACGGATGGGAGGTCTACGACTTCGCCCAGGAGCGGGTCACCACCGACGATGGCGTGATCTACGGCATCCCCGGCGAGATGGAGACGATCGGGCTGTTCTACAACAAGGGCATCTTCGATGAGCTCGGCCTCTCTGAGCCGCAGAACCTGAATGACTTGCGTGAGACTGCCGGGGCGATCGCCGAGGCGGGCTACATGCCGTTCGCGCTGAGCGACCAGGAAGGCTGGCAGGGCGGGCACCAGCTCAGCATCGCCCTCTCCAGCGCCGTGGGATCCGACGGCGCGAACGCGCTCATCGAGGGGGAGCGCCCGTGGAACTCACCCGAGGTGGTCGACGCGATCACCGTCTGGGACGAGTTCCAGGAGGCCGAGTACCTCACCCCGTTCCCGACGTCGGTGACCTACGACTCCGGCAACGCGCTGTTCTTCTCCGGCGAGGCCGCCATGATGCCGATGGGTAGCTGGCTCGTGGACGGCATCACCGCGAACGCCGACTTCGAGGCCGGCTATATCCCGTTCCCGGCACCGGACGGCCCCGGCATCTATTCCGCCGGCCTCGGCTCCGGTCCGATGATCGCCGCCGAGACCGAATACCCCGAGGAGTCGCTCGCCCTGCTGGACTTTCTTGCCTCCTCCGAGCATGGCCGATGGATGGTGGAGAACCTGAACGTGATCCCGCCGTTCCCGGCGGATCTGGAGGGCGTGGATGTCTCCCCGCTGTTCTCCCAGGTGCTCGCGGACGTCGAGGAGTTCGGCGCCGGCACCGGTGACTTCGGAGTGAACATCGACGTGCTCATGTCGGACGCCTTCAACGAGGCCATGTTCGACGGGATGCAGGCGATCTACACCGACCAGGCCACCCCGGCCGAGGTGGCCGACCAGCTCGAGGAGGCTGCGCAGCAGTGA
- a CDS encoding L-rhamnose mutarotase — protein sequence MTIALHSRLKEGHEEAYERDHQHIPDDLAAEFARLGVHEWRIWRSGRDLFHLVDCDDFEGAMIALESSPANARWQEFINQHLDGFATFGDGPGGTAVPQVWTLTGQVGQE from the coding sequence ATGACTATCGCCCTGCACTCCCGGCTCAAGGAAGGCCACGAAGAGGCCTACGAGCGCGACCACCAGCACATCCCGGACGACCTGGCCGCAGAGTTTGCCCGTCTGGGTGTCCATGAGTGGCGGATCTGGCGCAGTGGCCGGGACCTGTTCCACCTCGTCGACTGCGACGATTTCGAGGGCGCGATGATCGCACTCGAGTCGAGCCCGGCGAACGCACGGTGGCAGGAGTTCATCAACCAGCATCTTGACGGGTTCGCAACCTTTGGTGACGGTCCGGGCGGCACCGCCGTGCCGCAGGTCTGGACGCTGACCGGCCAAGTCGGCCAGGAGTAG
- a CDS encoding GntR family transcriptional regulator → MVSESGHAVDRRLPARRALVDDVYDAVLALLMDQVIGPGERASIDGLARELDVSPTPVREALTRLEVEGLVVKRALKGYVAAPLLDAAGMRDLYEMRRLLEPEAARRTAERAATGVGEQLATLLDAMRSDGVRAARGADRYGDYRQFIDEDMHFHHVVANASGSPLLEESIVRLRAHMHLYRLNFRHTFVHDTNDEHAAILSAVRGRDPEAARVAMLEHIDSSYARISAAASLDADHQERTP, encoded by the coding sequence GTGGTCAGTGAATCCGGGCATGCGGTGGATCGACGCCTTCCGGCGAGGCGGGCGCTCGTGGACGATGTCTACGACGCCGTGCTCGCGCTGTTGATGGACCAGGTGATCGGCCCAGGGGAACGCGCCAGCATCGACGGCCTTGCCCGTGAACTGGACGTCTCCCCGACACCGGTCCGTGAGGCCCTCACCCGACTGGAGGTGGAGGGCCTGGTGGTCAAGCGCGCACTGAAGGGGTATGTCGCGGCGCCGCTGCTGGACGCTGCGGGGATGCGGGACCTGTATGAGATGCGCCGACTGCTGGAACCGGAAGCCGCCCGTCGGACCGCCGAACGTGCCGCGACAGGGGTCGGGGAGCAGCTGGCCACGTTGCTGGACGCGATGAGGTCCGACGGCGTCAGAGCCGCCCGTGGCGCCGACCGGTACGGGGATTACCGGCAGTTCATCGACGAGGACATGCACTTCCACCATGTCGTGGCGAACGCCTCGGGGAGTCCGTTGCTGGAGGAATCGATCGTGCGGTTGCGCGCGCACATGCACCTGTATCGGCTCAACTTCCGGCATACCTTCGTCCACGACACCAACGACGAACACGCGGCCATCCTGAGCGCCGTTCGGGGCCGGGACCCGGAGGCGGCTCGCGTCGCCATGCTCGAGCACATCGATTCCTCCTACGCACGGATCTCGGCAGCGGCCTCGCTCGATGCCGATCACCAGGAAAGGACGCCATGA
- a CDS encoding zinc-dependent alcohol dehydrogenase, producing MGRIVRFSAPQHAEVVDVDDPALAPDEVRLRTLWSGISAGTELTAYRGTNPYMHHRWDTEDRLFVTGEPTHTYPLDGWGYEEVGRISEVGSDVDAGLVGRLVWGTWGHRTSAVRSADWVAPRLMEEWTGEEIDERAGAFAKIGAIALNAVLDADIHVGETVAVFGAGVPGQLTAQLARLNGGRVIVLDPIASRRELAEQLGAVATINPTEGAVAEQVRALTDGRGADVAIEMSGHYQALHEAVRTVAYSSRVVASGFFQGGATPVRLGEEFHHNRVAVICSQISGVAPALQHRWDEIRESTTVLQLAREGALALDPLISHVLPAEQAPQAFEMLDRAPQDALQVLLDYRDGA from the coding sequence GTGGGACGTATCGTCCGCTTCTCCGCACCGCAGCACGCCGAGGTCGTCGACGTCGACGACCCGGCCCTGGCGCCCGACGAGGTCCGGCTGAGGACGCTGTGGTCCGGCATCTCCGCCGGCACCGAGCTCACCGCCTATCGCGGCACCAACCCGTACATGCACCACCGCTGGGACACCGAGGACCGGCTGTTCGTCACCGGGGAACCGACCCACACCTACCCGCTCGACGGCTGGGGCTACGAAGAGGTCGGCCGGATCAGCGAGGTGGGCTCCGACGTCGACGCCGGTCTCGTGGGCCGGCTCGTCTGGGGCACCTGGGGCCACCGCACCTCCGCCGTCCGGAGTGCCGACTGGGTTGCCCCGCGCCTGATGGAGGAGTGGACCGGCGAGGAGATCGACGAGCGAGCCGGCGCGTTCGCCAAGATCGGCGCGATCGCGCTGAACGCAGTGCTCGATGCCGACATCCACGTGGGCGAGACGGTCGCCGTGTTCGGCGCCGGGGTTCCCGGGCAGCTCACCGCCCAGCTGGCCCGCCTCAACGGGGGCCGGGTGATCGTGCTCGACCCGATCGCCTCCCGCCGTGAGCTCGCCGAGCAGCTCGGTGCCGTCGCCACGATCAACCCCACCGAGGGCGCCGTGGCCGAGCAGGTCCGCGCGCTCACCGATGGTCGCGGTGCCGATGTGGCGATCGAGATGAGCGGGCACTACCAGGCGCTGCACGAGGCCGTCCGCACGGTGGCCTACAGCTCCCGCGTGGTCGCCTCCGGCTTCTTCCAGGGCGGGGCCACCCCGGTGCGGCTGGGCGAGGAGTTCCACCACAACCGGGTTGCCGTGATCTGCTCGCAGATCTCCGGGGTGGCCCCCGCGCTGCAGCACCGCTGGGACGAGATCCGCGAGTCCACCACTGTGCTCCAGCTCGCCCGCGAGGGCGCGCTCGCCCTCGACCCGTTGATCAGTCACGTGCTGCCGGCCGAGCAGGCGCCCCAGGCGTTCGAGATGCTCGACCGGGCTCCTCAGGACGCCCTCCAGGTGCTGCTCGACTACCGCGACGGTGCCTGA